Proteins from a genomic interval of Ferrovibrio terrae:
- a CDS encoding enoyl-CoA hydratase yields MAYENILVETRGQVGLITLNRPKALNALNAALMQEMTVALDAFEADDNIGCMIITGSEKAFAAGADIKEMQPKTYMDVYKEDFITRDWERAARCRKPVIAAVAGYALGGGCELAMMCDFIIAADTAKFGQPEINLGTIPGAGGTQRLTRFVGKSKAMEMCLTARMMDADEAERSGLVSRVVPAAELLNEAIKAAEKICSLSRPIVMIAKESVNRAYETTLTEGVRFERRVFHSTFGTEDQKEGMSAFAEKRKADFKHR; encoded by the coding sequence ATGGCATATGAGAACATCCTGGTGGAGACGCGCGGCCAGGTCGGCCTGATCACGCTGAACCGTCCCAAGGCGCTCAATGCCCTGAATGCCGCGCTGATGCAGGAAATGACGGTCGCGCTGGATGCTTTCGAGGCCGACGACAACATCGGCTGTATGATCATCACCGGCTCGGAAAAGGCCTTTGCCGCCGGCGCCGACATCAAGGAAATGCAGCCCAAGACGTATATGGACGTCTACAAGGAAGACTTCATCACCCGCGACTGGGAGCGCGCCGCGCGCTGCCGCAAGCCGGTGATCGCTGCCGTGGCCGGCTATGCGCTGGGCGGCGGTTGCGAACTGGCGATGATGTGCGATTTCATCATCGCCGCCGACACCGCCAAGTTCGGCCAGCCGGAAATCAATCTCGGCACCATTCCGGGCGCCGGCGGCACCCAGCGCCTGACTCGCTTTGTCGGCAAGTCCAAGGCGATGGAAATGTGCCTCACCGCTCGCATGATGGATGCCGACGAAGCCGAGCGCTCCGGTCTGGTCAGCCGTGTGGTGCCGGCCGCGGAACTGCTCAACGAAGCGATCAAGGCGGCGGAGAAAATCTGCAGCCTGTCGCGTCCGATCGTGATGATCGCCAAGGAATCGGTCAATCGCGCCTATGAGACCACGCTGACTGAAGGCGTGCGGTTCGAACGTCGCGTCTTCCATTCCACCTTCGGCACCGAAGACCAGAAGGAAGGCATGAGTGCCTTTGCCGAGAAGCGCAAAGCTGATTTCAAGCATCGCTGA
- the mutM gene encoding bifunctional DNA-formamidopyrimidine glycosylase/DNA-(apurinic or apyrimidinic site) lyase has protein sequence MPELPEVETTRRGLALKLEGRRITRIEARRPDLRFPLPKNFAKSIQGRRVETLDRRAKYILVRLEGDLVWIIHLGMSGRMVIRAGWPNDIGPHDHVIFATEDGSAVTFNDARRFGMMDLVPAKKLAEHRLLAGIGPEPLGADFTPAVLAAALAGKKTPMKAALLDQTVVAGLGNIYVCEALFRAGINPEKLAGTVKADRLELLVPAIKAVLGEAVEAGGSSLRDYVQSDGELGYFQTRFRVYDREGEACITCKSKVQRIVQSGRSTFFCKRCQK, from the coding sequence ATGCCTGAATTGCCCGAAGTGGAAACCACCCGCCGGGGACTGGCCCTGAAACTGGAGGGCCGGCGCATCACACGCATCGAGGCCCGGCGCCCCGATCTGCGCTTTCCGCTGCCGAAGAATTTCGCCAAATCCATCCAGGGCCGCCGGGTCGAGACGCTCGACCGCCGCGCCAAATACATCCTGGTCCGGCTGGAAGGCGATCTGGTCTGGATCATTCATCTGGGCATGTCGGGCCGCATGGTGATTCGCGCCGGCTGGCCCAACGATATCGGGCCGCATGATCATGTGATTTTTGCCACCGAAGACGGCTCGGCCGTCACCTTCAACGATGCGCGCCGCTTCGGCATGATGGATCTGGTGCCGGCAAAGAAGCTCGCCGAACACCGGCTGCTGGCGGGAATCGGGCCTGAGCCGCTGGGTGCGGATTTCACGCCTGCCGTGCTGGCGGCGGCACTGGCCGGCAAGAAAACCCCGATGAAGGCGGCCCTGCTGGACCAGACCGTGGTGGCTGGTCTTGGCAACATCTATGTCTGCGAGGCGCTGTTCCGCGCCGGCATCAACCCCGAAAAGCTGGCCGGCACAGTGAAGGCCGACAGGCTGGAGTTGCTGGTGCCCGCCATCAAGGCGGTGCTGGGCGAGGCGGTGGAAGCCGGCGGCTCGTCCTTGCGCGATTATGTGCAGTCGGATGGCGAACTGGGCTATTTCCAGACCCGGTTCCGGGTCTACGACCGTGAGGGCGAGGCCTGCATCACCTGCAAATCGAAGGTGCAGCGGATCGTGCAGTCCGGGCGGTCCACTTTCTTCTGCAAACGCTGCCAGAAGTAG
- the ubiE gene encoding bifunctional demethylmenaquinone methyltransferase/2-methoxy-6-polyprenyl-1,4-benzoquinol methylase UbiE: MSKTGSDSSETHFGFRTVAETEKARLVRGVFDSVASRYDVMNDLMSGGVHRLWKAAMIDWLNPHGEITVLDVAGGTGDIAFRILDRAPQSKVIVADINAAMLEQGRNRAIDQARLGRLTWACMDAEKLALPDRSVDAYTIAFGIRNVTHIEAALSEAFRVLKPGGRFLCLEFSTVRNPALAKIYDLYSFNLLPKIGGIVASDADSYRYLVESIRRFPNQERFAEMITATGFRNVAVRDLSGGIAALHSARRI, encoded by the coding sequence ATGAGCAAGACAGGTTCTGACAGCAGCGAGACCCATTTCGGCTTCCGCACCGTAGCCGAGACCGAAAAGGCGCGCCTCGTGCGCGGAGTGTTCGATTCGGTCGCCAGCCGCTACGACGTCATGAACGACCTGATGTCGGGCGGCGTCCACCGGCTGTGGAAAGCCGCGATGATCGACTGGCTCAATCCGCATGGCGAGATCACCGTGCTGGACGTGGCTGGCGGCACTGGCGACATCGCCTTCCGCATTCTGGACCGCGCTCCGCAGTCGAAGGTCATCGTGGCCGACATCAACGCCGCGATGCTGGAACAGGGTCGCAATCGCGCCATCGACCAGGCGCGACTGGGCCGCCTGACCTGGGCCTGCATGGATGCCGAGAAGCTGGCGCTGCCCGACCGATCGGTGGATGCCTATACCATCGCCTTCGGCATCCGCAACGTCACCCATATCGAAGCGGCACTCAGCGAAGCCTTTCGTGTGCTGAAGCCGGGCGGGCGTTTCCTCTGTCTGGAATTCTCCACTGTGCGCAATCCGGCGCTGGCGAAAATCTATGACCTCTACAGTTTCAATCTGCTGCCGAAAATCGGCGGGATCGTCGCCAGCGATGCCGACTCCTACCGCTATCTGGTGGAAAGCATCCGCCGCTTCCCCAACCAGGAACGGTTCGCCGAAATGATCACGGCGACCGGCTTCCGCAACGTGGCAGTGCGCGACCTCAGCGGTGGCATCGCCGCACTTCATTCGGCCCGTCGTATCTGA
- the ubiB gene encoding 2-polyprenylphenol 6-hydroxylase: MLTNLRHLFRLFAIGRCLARHDALFLLQQAPVGGTTARQALRLFQVLFGRRRPDLREGERLAAALADLGPSFIKLGQVLSVRPDMVGPAIAEDLGRLRDKLPPFSWEEAHAILTAELGAPPEQLYADITIVPVAAASVAQVHLATTSMGLPVAVKVLRPGVEAAFARDLKLFAWLAETMEHHVAGMARLRPRDVVLALAEWVSIELDLRLEAAAASELRDNFIDDADVIVPAIDWQRTGRRVMTVQRISGTPIEDRAALVAGGIDVTVVADRVIRVFLKQALRDGYFHADMHHGNLFVAPDGRLELVDFGIMGRLDLKTRRFMAEMLGAFLTGNWRRAAEVHFEAGYVPADRSVDAFAQACRSIGEPILDRPVAEISVGRLLAQLFQITETFGMQTQTHLLLLQKTMVTVEGVARSLDPEINFWDAARPVIEDWAREHMGPEAYIRETAGSMMDFARKLPQVARDLETLAETTKTEGLQLSPASIAALAESQALANARRRRPLLWALWTVAALLVLALFI, translated from the coding sequence GTGCTGACCAATCTGCGCCACCTGTTCCGCCTGTTTGCAATTGGCCGCTGCTTGGCGCGGCACGATGCGCTGTTCCTGCTGCAGCAGGCCCCGGTCGGCGGTACGACCGCGCGGCAGGCCTTGCGCCTGTTCCAGGTGTTGTTCGGACGGCGTCGTCCGGATCTGCGCGAAGGCGAGCGGTTGGCGGCGGCCCTTGCCGATCTCGGCCCCAGTTTCATCAAGCTCGGCCAGGTCTTGTCGGTGCGGCCCGATATGGTCGGCCCGGCGATTGCCGAGGATCTCGGCCGCCTGCGCGACAAGCTGCCGCCGTTTTCATGGGAAGAGGCGCATGCGATCCTGACGGCTGAACTCGGCGCGCCGCCCGAGCAGCTTTATGCCGATATCACGATCGTACCGGTGGCCGCCGCCAGCGTGGCCCAGGTGCATCTGGCCACCACGTCGATGGGCCTGCCGGTGGCGGTGAAAGTGCTGCGTCCCGGTGTAGAAGCGGCATTTGCGCGGGACCTCAAACTGTTTGCCTGGCTGGCCGAGACGATGGAGCACCATGTCGCCGGCATGGCGCGGCTGCGGCCACGCGACGTGGTACTGGCACTGGCCGAATGGGTGTCGATCGAACTCGACCTGCGGCTGGAGGCTGCTGCGGCCTCGGAGCTGCGCGATAATTTCATCGACGATGCCGATGTGATCGTACCTGCCATCGACTGGCAGCGCACCGGCCGCCGCGTGATGACCGTACAGCGCATCAGCGGTACCCCGATCGAGGATCGCGCGGCACTGGTGGCTGGCGGTATTGACGTGACAGTGGTGGCCGACCGCGTGATCCGCGTGTTCCTGAAGCAGGCTCTGCGCGACGGTTATTTCCATGCCGACATGCATCACGGCAACCTGTTCGTGGCCCCCGACGGCCGACTGGAACTGGTCGATTTTGGTATCATGGGCCGGCTCGATCTGAAGACCCGACGCTTCATGGCCGAGATGCTGGGGGCCTTCCTGACCGGCAACTGGCGCCGCGCGGCTGAAGTGCATTTCGAAGCCGGCTACGTGCCAGCCGACCGCAGCGTGGACGCCTTTGCGCAGGCCTGCCGCTCGATCGGGGAACCGATTCTGGATCGGCCGGTAGCCGAAATCTCCGTCGGCCGACTGCTGGCGCAGCTGTTCCAGATCACCGAGACCTTCGGCATGCAGACGCAGACCCATCTGCTGCTCCTGCAGAAGACCATGGTGACGGTGGAAGGCGTGGCGCGCAGCCTGGACCCTGAGATCAATTTCTGGGACGCGGCGCGCCCGGTAATCGAGGACTGGGCGCGCGAGCATATGGGGCCCGAAGCCTATATCCGCGAAACCGCCGGCAGCATGATGGATTTCGCGCGCAAGCTGCCGCAGGTGGCACGCGACCTCGAGACGTTGGCCGAAACCACCAAGACGGAAGGCCTGCAGCTCAGTCCGGCCAGCATCGCGGCACTTGCCGAGAGTCAGGCGCTGGCCAATGCGCGCCGCCGCCGCCCGCTGCTCTGGGCGCTGTGGACTGTGGCTGCCCTGCTCGTACTGGCACTGTTCATCTGA
- a CDS encoding class I SAM-dependent methyltransferase, with protein sequence MNMYRYCAGWARSNASPGAKVLDYGCGAGTIVQMMIEKGVEAYGCDVFYDGGDYSRRVPPVLLENGTIRRMEGDRIPFEDESFDLIVNNQVLEHVPDLDLVLQEMARVLKPGGRVLSLFPDRSVWRERHCGIPFLHWFPKLSRSRVYYAYALRSLGLGHHKKNKPKWQWSEDFCTWLDNWTYYRPRKIIHDNFRQRIGTIRNLEVQCLTEWLGSRAWLVRLMPAFVSEQIVHKMACLVFETTKPGRAG encoded by the coding sequence ATGAACATGTACAGATACTGCGCAGGATGGGCGCGATCAAATGCATCGCCCGGTGCCAAGGTGCTGGATTATGGCTGCGGAGCCGGCACCATCGTTCAGATGATGATCGAAAAGGGCGTGGAAGCTTATGGTTGCGATGTCTTTTACGACGGCGGCGATTACAGCAGGCGTGTGCCGCCTGTTCTGCTGGAGAATGGCACCATTCGCCGTATGGAAGGTGACCGCATCCCGTTCGAGGACGAGAGCTTCGACCTGATCGTCAACAATCAGGTGCTGGAGCACGTTCCTGATCTCGACCTGGTACTGCAAGAGATGGCGCGCGTCCTGAAGCCCGGCGGCAGGGTACTGAGCCTGTTCCCTGATCGCAGCGTGTGGCGCGAAAGGCATTGCGGCATTCCCTTCCTCCACTGGTTCCCGAAGCTGAGCCGCTCCCGCGTTTACTACGCTTATGCCCTGCGCAGCCTCGGCCTCGGGCACCACAAGAAAAATAAGCCGAAATGGCAGTGGAGCGAAGACTTCTGCACCTGGCTCGACAACTGGACCTACTACCGCCCGCGTAAAATCATCCACGACAATTTCCGCCAGCGCATTGGCACGATCCGGAACCTGGAAGTGCAATGCCTGACCGAGTGGCTGGGGTCACGGGCCTGGCTTGTGCGTTTGATGCCAGCCTTCGTCTCCGAACAGATCGTCCACAAGATGGCCTGCCTGGTGTTCGAGACCACCAAGCCGGGCCGGGCCGGCTGA
- a CDS encoding porin, giving the protein MKKTLLLQTALVATAGLFLADIASAQTKEVPIALTLGGYFTTVFKAADFDNSRTLNGRQSNAFSTDAEIYFNIRGVLADGTVIGGRVELEGETEGDQIDEAYMYVERSDIGRAEIGSTDRAASKMVFGAPVAIPGYGTIDPTGSIAITNAPTGARTSGNFTKFSGAVDDANGINLYTSANRYFGSKAGKGLQLGVSYTPDGCQDLTSTNNSAFASAPTQIGCGGGFTTRNDAGQVSRAYTYAANYLESFGAFDVGVFGAYNRFDIEANSAGTLANGSATVLKSEGLEGWAVGTTVTYNIGDGSSVQVGGAWKKEEMGVGPNDERNVYTAGARYLTNGTNPGSIGVGVDYAKTKADQGNIAGNTVSGEDEYTWYSLGMTYQVARGILGFGGIGRYEYEDAIAAGTVVGGTAQADNNAKANFAIVGVRMDF; this is encoded by the coding sequence ATGAAAAAGACGCTCCTGCTCCAGACTGCCCTGGTTGCGACGGCCGGCCTGTTCCTCGCCGACATCGCTTCCGCCCAGACCAAGGAAGTGCCGATCGCCCTGACTCTTGGCGGCTACTTCACCACGGTCTTCAAGGCCGCCGATTTCGACAACAGCCGCACCCTGAATGGCCGTCAGAGCAACGCCTTCTCAACGGATGCCGAAATTTATTTCAACATCCGCGGCGTGTTGGCTGACGGTACCGTGATTGGTGGCCGTGTCGAACTCGAAGGCGAGACCGAAGGCGACCAGATCGACGAAGCCTATATGTATGTCGAGCGCAGCGACATCGGTCGTGCCGAAATCGGCTCGACTGACCGCGCCGCTTCCAAGATGGTCTTTGGCGCGCCTGTCGCGATTCCGGGCTATGGCACCATTGACCCGACCGGCTCGATCGCGATCACCAATGCACCGACCGGTGCGCGTACCAGCGGCAACTTCACCAAATTCTCCGGCGCGGTGGATGATGCCAACGGCATCAACCTCTATACCTCGGCCAACCGCTACTTTGGCTCCAAGGCGGGCAAAGGCTTGCAGCTCGGCGTCTCCTACACACCGGATGGCTGCCAGGACTTGACCTCGACCAACAACAGCGCCTTCGCCTCGGCGCCGACGCAGATCGGCTGCGGCGGCGGCTTCACCACCCGCAACGATGCTGGGCAGGTGTCGCGCGCCTACACCTACGCCGCTAATTACCTTGAGTCCTTCGGTGCGTTCGATGTCGGCGTCTTCGGTGCCTACAACCGCTTCGACATCGAGGCGAACAGCGCCGGCACGCTGGCCAATGGATCGGCCACCGTGCTGAAGAGTGAAGGCCTGGAGGGCTGGGCGGTTGGCACTACGGTGACCTACAACATCGGCGATGGTTCGTCGGTGCAGGTCGGTGGCGCCTGGAAGAAGGAAGAGATGGGCGTTGGTCCGAATGACGAGCGCAATGTCTACACCGCGGGTGCACGTTACCTCACCAACGGCACCAATCCGGGCTCAATCGGTGTCGGCGTCGACTACGCCAAGACCAAGGCCGACCAGGGTAACATTGCCGGCAATACGGTCAGCGGTGAAGACGAGTACACCTGGTACTCGCTCGGTATGACCTACCAGGTTGCGCGCGGCATCCTCGGCTTCGGCGGCATCGGCCGGTATGAGTATGAAGACGCCATCGCAGCTGGCACGGTCGTCGGTGGAACTGCGCAGGCCGACAACAATGCCAAGGCGAATTTCGCCATCGTCGGCGTTCGCATGGACTTCTAA
- a CDS encoding porin codes for MKKTLLLQTALVAAAGLFVADIANAQTKEVPLGLTVGGYYNQLLQWQDRSPNGGQSDHGIKQDSEIHFNFRGVLANGTVIGGRVELESATYGDQIDEAYMFIEHAEFGRTEIGSMDSPTTKMIYGAPNSLPNYSTTVQSEYSAVNNAPLMRFANNMDDANRINAYTASNRYFGSKAGKGLQLGVGYAPDNCQDLTTASGAASATAVTSGQQGCGTGFFTPNTVVGLEQQFNAGANYLESFGAFDVALYAGYNSVKVIGAGAATSPSSRETGYQGGALFTWNVGDGSSVQFGGAITNEDVTAVRERKGWTAGVRYLTNGAAPGSVGIGFEYADRNESNSSGATTRVGDLEYWHVGLTYQVAAGILGFAGVGVSDTTDHPTAASNIDQTFGVVGINLTF; via the coding sequence ATGAAGAAGACTCTGCTTCTGCAAACGGCGCTCGTTGCCGCTGCCGGCCTGTTTGTGGCCGATATCGCTAACGCGCAGACCAAGGAAGTTCCGCTCGGCTTGACCGTTGGCGGCTACTACAACCAGCTCCTGCAGTGGCAGGACCGTTCGCCGAATGGCGGCCAGTCCGATCATGGCATCAAGCAGGACTCGGAAATCCATTTCAACTTCCGTGGCGTCCTCGCCAACGGCACCGTGATCGGTGGCCGTGTTGAACTGGAATCCGCCACCTATGGCGACCAGATCGACGAAGCCTACATGTTCATCGAACATGCTGAATTCGGCCGTACCGAAATCGGTTCGATGGATTCGCCCACCACCAAGATGATCTACGGTGCGCCGAACTCGCTGCCGAACTACAGCACCACGGTGCAGTCGGAATACTCGGCCGTGAACAACGCCCCGCTGATGCGTTTCGCCAACAACATGGACGATGCCAACCGCATCAACGCCTACACCGCTTCGAACCGCTACTTCGGCTCGAAGGCGGGCAAGGGCCTGCAGCTCGGCGTCGGCTACGCGCCGGATAACTGCCAGGATCTGACCACGGCCAGCGGCGCGGCTTCGGCCACTGCCGTGACTTCCGGTCAGCAGGGCTGCGGCACCGGTTTCTTCACCCCGAACACCGTTGTCGGTCTCGAGCAGCAGTTCAACGCTGGCGCCAACTACCTCGAATCGTTCGGCGCGTTCGACGTCGCCCTCTACGCTGGCTATAACAGCGTGAAGGTGATTGGCGCCGGTGCCGCGACCTCCCCGAGCAGCCGTGAGACCGGCTACCAGGGTGGCGCGCTGTTCACCTGGAACGTCGGCGACGGTTCGTCGGTGCAGTTCGGTGGCGCGATCACCAACGAAGACGTCACCGCTGTTCGTGAGCGCAAGGGCTGGACAGCCGGCGTGCGCTACCTGACCAACGGTGCGGCTCCGGGCTCGGTCGGTATCGGCTTTGAATATGCCGACCGCAACGAGAGCAACTCCTCCGGTGCGACCACCCGCGTGGGCGACCTGGAATACTGGCATGTCGGTCTGACCTACCAGGTCGCTGCCGGCATCCTGGGCTTCGCTGGCGTCGGCGTGTCCGACACCACCGATCACCCGACTGCCGCCAGCAACATCGACCAGACCTTCGGTGTTGTCGGTATCAACCTGACGTTCTAA
- a CDS encoding class I SAM-dependent DNA methyltransferase, with the protein MNSNMQSAQDLLQLAWQAQAAGQLDRAIEIYRKTLGLQETAPAWLGLGQCQLERKDTQAALAAFRQALALMPQSGAIRHMVDMLDGSRVPDRAPDDYVVWVFDGHAESFEAHLAALNYRGPQMVAGLIEGIWDRDGSRAILDLGCGTGLNAPVFKPYAARLDGVDLAPRMLQQSARRGAYDHLYKAEAHAFLRRPPCRYDAVLATDVFIYIGQLDEIFFISDQYLNKNGELLFTIELAEGAQPVELRSSGRFRQTDDYIRNLAERAGFVVVVTHDEALRIENGTPESGRAYRLVRR; encoded by the coding sequence ATGAATTCGAACATGCAGTCGGCGCAGGATCTTTTGCAGCTCGCCTGGCAGGCCCAGGCGGCGGGACAGCTCGACCGGGCCATCGAAATCTACCGTAAAACGCTCGGACTGCAGGAAACCGCCCCGGCCTGGCTCGGGCTTGGCCAGTGCCAGCTCGAACGCAAGGATACGCAGGCGGCGCTCGCGGCTTTTCGCCAGGCATTGGCACTGATGCCGCAATCCGGCGCAATCCGGCATATGGTCGATATGCTGGACGGCAGCCGGGTGCCTGACAGGGCGCCCGACGACTATGTCGTCTGGGTTTTCGACGGCCATGCCGAGAGTTTCGAGGCCCATCTGGCGGCCCTGAACTATCGTGGGCCGCAGATGGTTGCCGGTCTGATCGAAGGAATCTGGGACCGCGATGGCAGTCGGGCAATCCTCGATCTGGGCTGCGGCACCGGGCTGAATGCGCCGGTATTCAAGCCTTACGCGGCACGACTGGATGGCGTCGATCTCGCCCCGCGCATGCTGCAGCAGTCGGCCCGTCGCGGCGCTTACGACCATCTCTACAAGGCTGAAGCGCATGCCTTTCTGCGCCGTCCGCCCTGCCGCTACGACGCCGTCCTTGCTACCGATGTATTCATATATATCGGACAGCTAGACGAAATATTCTTTATTTCGGATCAATATCTTAACAAGAATGGCGAGCTTCTGTTCACCATCGAGCTGGCGGAAGGGGCGCAGCCGGTCGAATTGCGGTCCAGCGGTCGCTTCCGGCAGACCGACGACTATATCCGCAACCTGGCCGAGCGGGCCGGATTCGTTGTCGTTGTCACCCATGACGAGGCCCTGCGAATCGAAAACGGCACGCCGGAATCCGGCCGCGCCTATCGACTCGTGCGCCGCTAG
- a CDS encoding DUF3576 domain-containing protein, which translates to MLVSALAALLALGGCAAKGDGETQTYYPEKNQYGNYDPSPTGPRQSIFGAGGLNLLGGNQKKDEGSGGGIGVNSFLWRATLDTVSFMPLVSADPFGGVIITDWYTPQQTPAERFKVNVYILDRALRADGIRVAVFRQVRQGDNWADQAPAPNTAVSMENAILQRAREFRMEAEARR; encoded by the coding sequence ATGCTGGTTTCTGCTTTGGCGGCTCTGCTCGCGCTGGGCGGCTGCGCCGCGAAGGGTGATGGCGAGACCCAGACCTATTACCCGGAAAAGAACCAGTACGGCAACTACGACCCGTCCCCCACCGGTCCACGGCAGTCGATCTTCGGCGCCGGCGGCCTTAACCTGCTCGGTGGCAACCAGAAGAAGGATGAAGGCAGTGGCGGCGGTATCGGCGTCAACAGCTTCCTGTGGCGCGCCACGCTCGACACCGTGTCGTTCATGCCGCTGGTTTCGGCCGACCCGTTCGGCGGTGTGATCATCACCGACTGGTACACGCCGCAGCAGACGCCGGCCGAGCGCTTCAAGGTGAATGTCTACATCCTCGACCGCGCGCTGCGCGCCGACGGCATCCGCGTCGCGGTATTCCGCCAGGTCCGCCAGGGCGACAACTGGGCCGACCAGGCGCCGGCGCCCAACACGGCGGTGAGCATGGAAAACGCCATCCTGCAGCGCGCCCGCGAATTCCGCATGGAAGCTGAGGCGCGCCGCTGA